One Arvicanthis niloticus isolate mArvNil1 chromosome 13, mArvNil1.pat.X, whole genome shotgun sequence genomic window carries:
- the Tspyl5 gene encoding testis-specific Y-encoded-like protein 5: MSGRSRGRRSSRAKSRGKGRARARVRTAADDAWHDEKRPQSPELEEDAAAAQVQAGAAQGGSEAAEPGEEAACRLPLDCGLALRARAAGERELAAPDPSLERATALAERLTSDTCFVGTVGALAKLRRGSRIGNRRVPGRKAPDTRSAPGRGPQATVSGKPKMGSAGPCAAAPVGEEKKVTEKHAGSGTPMLVGSMDTLETVQLKLETMNAQADRAYLRLSRKFGQLRLHHLERRNLLIQSIPGFWGQAFQNHPQLSTFLNTKDKEVLSYLNRLEVEELGLARLGYKIKFYFSRNPYFQNKVLIKEYGCGPSGQVVSRSAPIQWLPGHDLQSLSKENPENNGSFFGWFSNHSSIESDKIVEIINEDLWPNPLQYYLISEEARGEKGKEERPGPAKQPAERPEPPVRQPN, translated from the coding sequence ATGAGCGGCCGTAGTAGGGGTCGAAGGTCTTCCCGCGCCAAAAGCCGGGGCAAAGGCCGGGCCAGAGCCCGGGTCCGGACCGCGGCGGACGACGCCTGGCACGACGAAAAGCGGCCGCAGAGTCCGGAGCTCGAGGAAGACGCCGCGGCCGCGCAGGTGCAGGCCGGCGCTGCTCAGGGAGGCTCGGAAGCGGCCGAGCCCGGGGAAGAGGCGGCCTGCCGCCTCCCGCTGGACTGCGGCCTGGCGCTGCGGGCTCGGGCTGCGGGTGAGCGCGAGCTGGCGGCCCCTGATCCGAGCCTGGAGAGGGCCACAGCCCTCGCCGAGCGCCTGACCAGCGACACCTGCTTCGTAGGAACCGTGGGAGCCTTGGCGAAGCTGCGACGCGGCTCCCGCATTGGAAATCGGCGAGTTCCCGGGAGAAAGGCCCCAGACACTCGGAGCGCCCCGGGGAGGGGACCTCAGGCCACAGTCAGTGGGAAGCCAAAGATGGGCTCTGCGGGGCCCTGCGCCGCTGCCCCAgtgggggaggaaaaaaaggtgACAGAGAAGCATGCtgggtcagggacccctatgctAGTAGGGAGCATGGATACCCTGGAGACGGTCCAGCTAAAGCTGGAGACCATGAATGCACAGGCCGACAGGGCGTATCTCAGGCTTTCCCGCAAGTTTGGCCAGTTGCGACTTCACCACTTAGAGCGCCGGAACCTCCTCATTCAGAGCATCCCGGGGTTCTGGGGGCAAGCTTTTCAGAACCATCCCCAGCTGTCAACTTTTCTGAATACCAAAGATAAGGAGGTATTGAGCTATTTGAACAGACTGGAGGTGGAAGAGCTTGGCCTTGCCAGATTGGGCTACAAAATCAAGTTCTACTTTAGCCGAAACCCCTATTTCCAAAATAAGGTGCTCATCAAGGAATATGGGTGTGGTCCATCCGGTCAAGTGGTGTCTCGCTCAGCTCCAATCCAGTGGCTCCCAGGTCATGATCTACAGTCCCTAAGCAAGGAAAACCCCGAAAACAACGGTAGCTTCTTTGGATGGTTTTCGAACCACAGCTCTATTGAGTCTGACAAGATTGTTGAGATAATCAATGAAGACCTGTGGCCCAATCCTCTACAGTACTACCTGATCAGCGAAGAAGCCcgtggagagaaaggaaaggaagaaaggccagGTCCAGCAAAACAGCCAGCTGAGCGCCCCGAGCCTCCAGTGAGGCAGCCCAACTGA